A single region of the Thermococcus paralvinellae genome encodes:
- a CDS encoding HAD family hydrolase produces the protein MTIEIPNYGKIEARVVVFDLNGTLGVEGKVNEEVKKLLERLSEKYIVVVLSADTFGTLEEEFKGLNVKIERVKDGNEKLEKAMKYEPYIGVGNGNNDVRMLENAELAFCVIGEEGATVDALLASDIVVKDVKDAIAMLLNEKKLIATLRG, from the coding sequence ATGACAATTGAAATCCCAAATTATGGAAAAATTGAAGCTAGGGTGGTGGTTTTTGACCTAAACGGGACTCTGGGAGTTGAAGGGAAAGTTAATGAGGAAGTCAAAAAGCTTCTTGAAAGACTAAGCGAGAAATACATCGTAGTTGTTTTGAGTGCAGACACCTTTGGAACATTAGAAGAGGAGTTCAAAGGCTTAAATGTCAAAATCGAGCGTGTTAAGGATGGCAATGAGAAGCTTGAGAAAGCAATGAAGTATGAGCCGTACATTGGAGTAGGTAATGGTAATAACGATGTTAGAATGCTTGAGAATGCTGAGCTTGCCTTCTGTGTTATCGGTGAAGAAGGAGCAACAGTTGACGCTCTGCTTGCAAGCGATATAGTGGTTAAAGACGTTAAGGATGCAATTGCTATGCTGCTGAATGAGAAGAAGCTGATAGCGACGCTTAGAGGATAG
- a CDS encoding nucleotidyltransferase domain-containing protein: MNEKIINELKNFAKDLKELLGEKLVAVIVFGSVLASKRFEDIDILIVVDNTSKDELKEIRRLKLKYRYKLGKYIDLNMCKFSDLDKGVVYTAVAFGKELYSTEKWINKKKEIKKRAKEQKLQFIEKYGKKVVRWELAELIN, from the coding sequence ATGAACGAGAAAATCATAAATGAACTAAAGAATTTTGCAAAGGATTTAAAGGAACTGTTGGGAGAAAAGTTAGTGGCAGTTATAGTCTTTGGATCTGTTTTAGCATCTAAAAGGTTTGAAGACATTGATATTCTCATAGTAGTTGATAACACTTCCAAAGATGAACTCAAAGAAATTAGAAGATTAAAGCTCAAATACAGGTACAAACTTGGCAAATACATTGATTTGAATATGTGTAAATTTAGTGATCTCGACAAGGGTGTTGTATATACTGCAGTGGCCTTTGGAAAAGAGCTTTACTCAACAGAGAAGTGGATAAATAAGAAGAAAGAAATAAAGAAGAGAGCAAAAGAACAGAAACTTCAGTTCATAGAAAAGTATGGAAAAAAGGTGGTTAGATGGGAGTTAGCAGAACTTATAAATTGA
- a CDS encoding HEPN domain-containing protein, which produces MGVSRTYKLRLIQADIDLAKSAYEKGYYEMAIFHCQQAIEKSLKLLLEEKAGKYVRTHDLIFLRDLVGEFEEIRELLLDDEFLDRLEEGYFYGRYWDKPIEPFEDLEVQKAIYLAEEIFKKIKELLR; this is translated from the coding sequence ATGGGAGTTAGCAGAACTTATAAATTGAGGCTTATTCAAGCAGATATTGACTTGGCAAAGAGTGCATATGAAAAAGGATACTATGAGATGGCAATATTTCACTGTCAACAAGCAATAGAAAAAAGCCTAAAATTGCTTCTTGAAGAAAAAGCTGGCAAATATGTAAGAACTCACGATTTAATATTTCTGAGAGATTTGGTTGGAGAATTTGAAGAAATTAGAGAGCTTTTGTTAGACGATGAATTTTTAGATAGGCTTGAAGAAGGTTATTTCTATGGAAGATACTGGGATAAACCAATAGAGCCATTTGAGGATCTTGAAGTCCAAAAAGCAATTTACTTAGCTGAAGAGATTTTTAAGAAGATTAAAGAACTGTTAAGGTGA
- a CDS encoding flavoprotein — protein sequence MRIAWGISGAGHLLKESIEILEKLKDKHKIKIFLSRAGEEVVKMYRLFDRLEKFPLVRESKQGISFPSCGAFNLGKFDVFIISPVTSNTVAKIRLGIADSLLSCCASQALKSRVPLILVPTDSKPVVETRAPNGQIFKIYVRKVDLEHLKALKEEGVIILEHPYEIEHALATLL from the coding sequence ATGAGAATAGCTTGGGGAATCAGTGGAGCAGGGCATCTCCTCAAAGAGAGCATTGAAATTCTCGAGAAATTGAAGGATAAGCATAAAATTAAAATCTTCTTATCAAGAGCGGGTGAGGAAGTTGTCAAAATGTACAGACTTTTTGATAGACTTGAAAAATTTCCTCTTGTTAGGGAGTCTAAACAGGGGATCTCATTTCCCTCATGTGGCGCCTTTAACTTAGGAAAATTCGATGTATTCATAATCTCCCCAGTCACTTCAAACACCGTTGCCAAGATTAGACTTGGAATTGCCGATTCCCTCTTATCCTGTTGCGCCTCTCAGGCTTTGAAGAGCAGAGTACCGCTAATATTAGTTCCAACTGATTCAAAGCCTGTTGTAGAGACTAGGGCTCCTAATGGCCAAATTTTCAAGATATATGTGAGAAAAGTTGATTTGGAACATTTAAAGGCACTAAAAGAGGAAGGAGTTATAATTTTAGAGCATCCTTATGAAATAGAACATGCTCTAGCTACTCTTCTATAG
- a CDS encoding elongation factor EF-2, producing MGRREEMIAKIKELMTQPERIRNMGIAAHIDHGKTTLSDNLLAGAGMISEELAGKQLVLDFDEQEQARGITINAANVSMVHTYEGKEYLINLIDTPGHVDFGGDVTRAMRAIDGAIIVVDAVEGVMPQTETVLRQALREYVKPVLFINKVDRLIRELKLSPQQMQERFVKIITDVNRLIKRYAPEEFKKEWLVNVNDGSVAFGSAYYNWALSVPFMKKTGVSFKEIIDLTLKGDNKTLRKKAPLHVVVLDMVVKHLPNPLEAQKYRIPHLWRGDINSEVGQAMLNCDPKGKMVMVVTKIIIDKHAGEVSTGRVWSGTVRTGQEVYLISAKRKARIQQVGIYMGPERINMEAVPAGNIVAVTGLRDAMAGETVAQEPIEPFEALHYTSEPVVTVAIEAKNIKDLPRLIEALRQLAKEDPTLQVKIDQETGQHLLSGMGELHLEVKLYKLKEDWGIDVEVSEPIVVYRESITKVSPIVEGKSPNKHNRFYVVVEPMPDEIYQAIRDGEIPEGRPKDRKAVAKKLAELGMDYEMAKGIVDVYRGNIFLDNTKGIQYLNEVMDLLVDGFHQAMDEGPLAKEPVMKVIVRLVDAQIHEDNVHRGPAQIYPAIRTAIHCAMMKAGPVLYEPYQKVIINVPYEYMGPVSREISQRRGQLLDMRQEGEVMTIIAKAPVAEMFGFAGAIRSATSGRALWSTEHAGFERVPQELAVQIIRQIRQRKGLDPNPPTEKDICPQF from the coding sequence ATGGGAAGAAGGGAAGAAATGATTGCGAAAATTAAGGAGTTGATGACTCAGCCTGAGAGAATCAGGAATATGGGTATTGCCGCTCACATTGACCATGGTAAGACAACCTTGAGTGATAACCTGCTGGCAGGAGCGGGAATGATTAGCGAGGAACTTGCAGGAAAGCAGCTTGTCCTTGACTTTGACGAGCAAGAGCAAGCAAGAGGTATCACAATCAACGCAGCTAACGTTTCAATGGTCCACACCTATGAGGGTAAGGAGTACCTCATCAACCTCATCGACACTCCAGGTCACGTTGACTTCGGTGGTGACGTTACAAGAGCTATGAGAGCAATTGACGGTGCAATCATTGTTGTTGATGCTGTTGAGGGTGTTATGCCACAGACAGAGACAGTTCTGAGACAAGCCTTGAGAGAGTACGTCAAGCCAGTCCTTTTCATCAATAAGGTTGACCGTTTGATTAGAGAGCTCAAGCTTTCACCACAACAGATGCAAGAAAGATTTGTCAAGATAATTACAGACGTTAACAGGCTCATCAAGAGATACGCCCCAGAGGAGTTCAAGAAGGAGTGGCTGGTTAACGTTAATGATGGTAGTGTTGCATTCGGTTCAGCTTACTACAACTGGGCTCTCAGCGTTCCATTCATGAAAAAGACGGGAGTTTCCTTTAAGGAAATAATTGACCTTACACTGAAGGGAGACAACAAGACACTCAGAAAGAAAGCTCCTCTCCATGTTGTTGTCCTTGATATGGTCGTTAAGCATTTACCAAACCCATTAGAGGCTCAGAAGTACAGAATTCCCCACCTCTGGAGAGGCGACATTAACAGCGAAGTTGGTCAGGCAATGCTCAACTGTGATCCAAAAGGTAAAATGGTCATGGTTGTTACAAAGATTATCATTGACAAGCACGCTGGTGAAGTTTCAACAGGTAGAGTCTGGAGTGGTACTGTTAGGACAGGTCAGGAGGTTTACCTCATCTCTGCAAAGAGAAAGGCAAGAATCCAGCAGGTTGGTATCTACATGGGTCCAGAGAGAATTAACATGGAGGCCGTTCCAGCAGGTAACATTGTTGCTGTAACTGGTTTGAGAGATGCAATGGCTGGTGAGACAGTTGCCCAAGAGCCAATTGAGCCATTTGAAGCCTTGCACTACACAAGCGAGCCAGTCGTTACAGTTGCAATTGAAGCAAAGAACATTAAGGACTTGCCAAGACTTATCGAAGCCCTTAGACAGCTCGCCAAGGAAGACCCAACACTTCAAGTTAAGATTGACCAAGAAACTGGCCAGCACTTGCTCAGCGGTATGGGTGAGCTCCACTTAGAGGTTAAGCTTTACAAGCTCAAGGAAGACTGGGGAATTGATGTTGAGGTTTCAGAGCCAATCGTTGTTTACAGGGAGAGCATCACCAAAGTCAGCCCAATCGTTGAGGGTAAGTCACCAAACAAGCACAACAGATTCTATGTTGTTGTCGAGCCAATGCCAGATGAGATTTACCAAGCAATTAGAGATGGTGAAATTCCAGAGGGAAGACCAAAGGACAGAAAAGCTGTTGCTAAGAAGCTCGCTGAACTCGGAATGGACTATGAAATGGCCAAGGGTATTGTTGATGTATACAGAGGAAACATATTCTTAGACAACACTAAGGGTATCCAGTACCTCAACGAAGTTATGGATCTTTTAGTTGATGGTTTCCACCAGGCAATGGATGAGGGACCACTTGCAAAAGAGCCAGTCATGAAGGTTATCGTGAGATTAGTTGATGCCCAAATCCACGAGGACAATGTCCACAGAGGTCCAGCCCAGATCTATCCAGCAATCAGAACAGCCATTCACTGTGCAATGATGAAAGCTGGTCCAGTTCTCTACGAGCCATACCAGAAGGTCATCATCAACGTTCCATACGAGTACATGGGTCCAGTCAGCAGAGAAATCAGCCAGAGAAGAGGTCAGCTCCTTGACATGAGACAAGAGGGTGAAGTTATGACAATCATTGCAAAGGCTCCAGTTGCTGAGATGTTCGGATTCGCTGGAGCAATCAGAAGTGCAACAAGCGGTAGAGCATTGTGGAGCACAGAGCACGCTGGATTCGAGAGAGTCCCACAGGAACTCGCTGTCCAGATAATCAGACAGATCAGACAGAGAAAGGGACTCGATCCAAACCCACCAACAGAAAAGGACATCTGCCCACAGTTCTGA
- the tuf gene encoding translation elongation factor EF-1 subunit alpha: MAKEKPHVNIVFIGHVDHGKSTTIGRLLFDTKNIPEQIIQKFEQMGEKGKSFKFAWVMDRLKEERERGITIDVAHTKFETPHRYITIIDAPGHRDFVKNMITGASQADAAVLVVAATDGVMPQTKEHAFLARTLGIGHIIVAINKMDMVNYDEKRFKEVAAQVEKLLKMLGYKNFPIIPISAWEGDNVVNKSDKMPWYKGPTLIEALDQIPEPPKPVDKPLRIPIQDVYSIKGVGTVPVGRVETGKLKVGDVVIFEPASTIFHKPIQGEVKSIEMHHEPLQEALPGDNIGFNVRGVSKNDIKRGDVAGHTTNPPTVVRPKDTFKAQIIVLNHPTAITIGYTPVLHAHTTQVAVRFEQILAKLDPRTGNIVEENPQFIKTGDSAIVILRPTKPMVIEPVKEIPQLGRFAIRDMGQTVAAGMVISIQKGE; the protein is encoded by the coding sequence ATGGCAAAGGAGAAGCCACACGTTAATATTGTGTTTATCGGACACGTCGACCACGGTAAGAGTACAACAATCGGTAGACTCCTCTTTGACACCAAGAACATCCCAGAGCAGATTATCCAGAAGTTCGAGCAAATGGGTGAAAAGGGTAAGTCATTCAAGTTCGCTTGGGTCATGGACAGACTCAAGGAAGAGAGAGAAAGAGGTATTACAATTGACGTCGCTCATACCAAGTTCGAGACCCCACACAGATACATTACAATCATTGACGCTCCAGGTCACAGAGACTTCGTTAAGAACATGATTACCGGTGCTTCACAGGCTGACGCTGCAGTTCTCGTCGTCGCTGCAACTGATGGTGTCATGCCACAGACCAAGGAGCACGCATTCCTTGCAAGAACACTCGGTATCGGCCACATCATCGTTGCAATCAACAAGATGGATATGGTCAACTACGACGAGAAGAGATTCAAGGAGGTCGCTGCTCAGGTTGAGAAGCTCCTTAAGATGCTCGGCTACAAGAACTTCCCAATCATCCCAATCAGCGCTTGGGAAGGCGATAATGTTGTGAACAAGAGCGATAAGATGCCATGGTACAAGGGCCCAACACTCATCGAGGCTCTTGACCAGATCCCAGAGCCACCAAAGCCAGTCGACAAGCCACTCAGAATCCCAATCCAAGACGTTTACTCAATTAAGGGTGTCGGTACAGTCCCAGTTGGTAGAGTTGAGACTGGTAAGCTTAAGGTTGGTGACGTAGTCATCTTCGAGCCAGCCAGCACAATCTTCCACAAGCCAATCCAGGGTGAAGTCAAGAGCATTGAGATGCACCACGAGCCACTCCAAGAGGCCCTCCCAGGTGACAACATCGGATTCAACGTTAGAGGTGTCAGCAAGAACGACATCAAGAGAGGTGACGTCGCTGGTCACACAACCAACCCACCAACAGTTGTCAGGCCAAAGGACACATTCAAGGCACAAATCATCGTCCTCAACCACCCAACAGCAATCACAATCGGTTACACACCAGTTCTTCACGCACACACCACACAGGTTGCTGTTAGATTCGAGCAGATCCTTGCAAAGCTTGACCCAAGAACAGGTAACATCGTTGAGGAGAACCCACAATTCATCAAGACTGGTGACTCAGCTATCGTCATCCTCAGACCAACCAAGCCAATGGTCATCGAGCCAGTTAAGGAGATTCCACAGCTCGGTAGATTCGCTATCAGAGACATGGGTCAAACAGTCGCTGCCGGTATGGTTATATCCATCCAGAAGGGCGAGTGA
- the rpsJ gene encoding 30S ribosomal protein S10 has product MQKARIKLASTNIKSLNEVADQIKQIAERTGVRMSGPIPLPTKRIRITTRKSPDGEGTATFDRFELRVHKRLIDIEADERAMRQIMRIRVPEDVTIEIELIS; this is encoded by the coding sequence ATGCAAAAGGCAAGGATCAAGCTTGCAAGCACTAATATAAAGTCCCTTAATGAGGTTGCTGACCAAATCAAGCAAATTGCAGAGAGGACGGGAGTTAGGATGAGCGGTCCAATACCACTTCCAACAAAGAGAATCAGGATTACAACAAGAAAAAGCCCAGACGGGGAAGGAACAGCAACATTTGACCGCTTTGAGCTTAGAGTTCACAAGAGGCTCATTGACATCGAAGCTGACGAGAGAGCTATGAGACAGATAATGAGAATTCGCGTTCCTGAAGACGTAACAATCGAAATCGAGCTCATCTCATGA
- a CDS encoding DMT family transporter produces the protein MNREVKGTLFAFLTLILVGIEPVVIKSNPANPLSFAAFSALFASLILWTMILPSGKWRELKESPEHLHKAFLVGLFGTTLAYIAYSYGARMSTAINASLITRSEVLYSFVLSYLFLRERITKKQFSFSLVILLGLVLVITQGNLIEPKKGDILLLLTPLFWQMGHTVAKQLPYSPYLIATLRNTFGGLVLLLLTLPFGLEFTNLAIIEGIIIALTQVLWYSALKLINLSKATAIITPAPAVAIGLSILLGERFTIYHAIGFILITFGTLEVSKVESKLRKSS, from the coding sequence ATGAACAGGGAAGTTAAAGGAACGCTATTTGCATTTTTAACTTTGATACTTGTAGGAATTGAACCAGTTGTTATTAAATCAAACCCAGCTAATCCACTTAGCTTTGCAGCATTTTCTGCACTGTTTGCCTCTTTGATATTATGGACAATGATTTTGCCATCAGGCAAATGGAGAGAGCTAAAAGAAAGCCCCGAGCATCTTCATAAAGCTTTTCTTGTAGGTCTTTTTGGAACAACCTTAGCATATATTGCATATTCATATGGTGCTCGAATGAGCACGGCAATAAATGCATCTCTAATAACGAGGAGTGAAGTGTTGTACTCATTTGTCCTTTCATATCTGTTCTTGAGGGAGAGAATAACTAAAAAGCAGTTCAGCTTTTCTTTGGTTATTCTTTTGGGACTTGTTCTTGTAATAACTCAGGGAAATCTCATAGAGCCCAAAAAAGGTGATATATTGCTTTTGCTTACACCTCTCTTCTGGCAGATGGGACATACAGTAGCCAAACAGTTACCATATTCTCCTTATTTAATAGCTACCCTTAGAAATACATTTGGAGGACTGGTTCTTTTACTCTTAACTTTGCCTTTTGGCTTGGAATTTACCAATTTGGCTATAATTGAGGGAATCATAATTGCACTAACACAGGTTCTCTGGTATTCAGCCTTAAAGCTTATCAATCTCTCAAAGGCCACTGCAATAATAACACCAGCACCAGCTGTTGCTATCGGATTATCAATACTTCTTGGAGAGAGATTTACAATTTATCATGCCATAGGTTTTATTCTAATTACTTTCGGAACTCTGGAAGTATCTAAAGTGGAAAGCAAGTTAAGAAAGTCTTCTTAA
- a CDS encoding pyridoxal phosphate-dependent aminotransferase produces MGWKSKIRKSLLDLQVVGGYADKVMANESFLDCALGTNPFGTPEGVKKKLKKLDIDLSKYPDVHYNILKEELVNYWEGAVKEDDLFICNGSMGCFEKVNKFTIQDGTRILGVSPQYPRYVSDATALGAIYESIKLKEEEYFEIKVDEIINSLDRKYTLLYLDNPHNPTGQFLRLKEITEIVDEAEKKGILVLVDEAYEDFVEKKESAVNLNYNNLIVIRSFSKGLGLASMRIGYAVIKNPELCELYKKVDLPFPVSRISEILAVEALKDFKFVRNTRKMIAQIKQKIMSALKKEFFISKTHPTTPIFLLWGKEDTYQYFLRRGILTVSGSAFGLNNSYVRIRIPREADEFLRRLS; encoded by the coding sequence ATGGGGTGGAAATCAAAAATAAGGAAATCCCTCTTAGATCTCCAGGTTGTAGGTGGATATGCAGACAAGGTAATGGCAAACGAAAGCTTTTTAGACTGTGCTTTGGGAACAAATCCTTTTGGTACTCCAGAAGGTGTGAAGAAAAAATTAAAGAAGTTAGATATTGATCTGTCTAAATACCCTGATGTTCATTATAACATATTGAAAGAAGAACTTGTGAACTACTGGGAAGGAGCTGTAAAAGAAGATGACCTGTTTATATGTAATGGTTCAATGGGATGCTTTGAAAAAGTTAACAAATTCACAATACAAGATGGTACGAGAATTCTGGGAGTTTCTCCTCAGTATCCTCGGTATGTAAGTGACGCTACAGCACTGGGGGCAATTTATGAATCGATAAAATTAAAGGAGGAAGAGTATTTTGAGATCAAGGTGGATGAAATTATTAACTCATTAGACCGGAAGTATACCCTCCTATATTTAGATAACCCTCACAATCCGACAGGGCAATTTCTAAGGCTTAAAGAAATAACAGAAATCGTCGATGAAGCAGAGAAGAAAGGGATTTTAGTATTGGTTGATGAAGCATATGAGGATTTTGTTGAAAAGAAAGAATCTGCGGTTAACTTGAATTATAATAACCTAATTGTCATAAGGTCATTTTCTAAAGGACTTGGGCTGGCATCTATGAGAATTGGTTATGCAGTGATCAAAAATCCAGAACTTTGTGAGCTATACAAAAAAGTCGATTTACCTTTTCCAGTAAGTAGAATCAGTGAAATTCTCGCTGTTGAAGCTCTTAAAGACTTTAAATTTGTTAGAAACACTAGAAAAATGATAGCTCAAATAAAACAAAAAATCATGAGTGCGCTAAAGAAAGAATTCTTCATATCAAAAACACACCCAACAACTCCAATTTTTCTACTTTGGGGCAAAGAAGATACCTATCAGTACTTTCTTAGGAGAGGCATTTTAACAGTAAGTGGCTCCGCTTTTGGATTAAACAACTCTTATGTTAGGATTAGAATCCCAAGAGAAGCTGATGAGTTTTTAAGAAGACTTTCTTAA
- the panB gene encoding 3-methyl-2-oxobutanoate hydroxymethyltransferase, with the protein MREITPRKIMEMKGKEKIVMVTAYDYPSALIADKAGIDIIFVGDSLGMVVYGEQNTLNVSIEQMVYHTRAVAKAVKRGMVLADMPFMSYEVSIEEALRNAAKLIQAGADAVKIEGGYDYIKLVRKLVRVGIPVMGHTGLTPQRYLRLGGYRLMGETEDEIEEILRDAKALEKAGAFAVVLEFVLADVAKLVTEEVKIPTIGIGSGPYVDGQVLVWHDLLGIYENVPPFVKKYADLRSMIQLALEEYKNEVKEGKFPEPKHYWEFLDKEDLEKKKRKAIERLLEEPVDE; encoded by the coding sequence ATGAGAGAGATAACTCCAAGGAAAATTATGGAAATGAAGGGAAAAGAGAAGATCGTCATGGTGACAGCTTATGACTATCCCTCAGCGCTAATAGCAGACAAAGCGGGAATTGATATTATTTTTGTTGGAGATTCTCTGGGAATGGTCGTTTACGGTGAGCAAAATACTCTAAATGTTTCTATAGAACAGATGGTCTATCACACAAGAGCTGTTGCCAAAGCCGTTAAAAGGGGCATGGTCTTAGCGGACATGCCTTTCATGAGCTATGAAGTAAGCATTGAAGAGGCACTTAGGAACGCAGCAAAGCTTATTCAGGCTGGTGCCGATGCTGTAAAAATTGAAGGGGGTTACGACTACATAAAACTTGTTAGGAAGCTTGTGAGAGTTGGAATTCCGGTAATGGGACACACTGGTTTAACACCTCAGCGCTATCTCCGTTTAGGTGGTTACAGATTAATGGGTGAGACCGAAGATGAGATTGAGGAAATTCTTAGGGATGCAAAAGCTTTGGAAAAAGCAGGAGCATTTGCCGTTGTTTTGGAGTTTGTACTAGCTGATGTGGCAAAGCTTGTAACAGAGGAAGTCAAGATACCGACAATTGGAATTGGCTCTGGACCATACGTTGATGGCCAGGTTTTAGTTTGGCATGACCTTTTGGGAATTTATGAAAATGTTCCTCCGTTTGTCAAAAAATATGCCGATTTAAGGAGTATGATTCAGCTTGCCCTTGAGGAATATAAAAATGAGGTAAAGGAAGGCAAATTTCCAGAGCCCAAACACTACTGGGAATTCTTAGATAAAGAGGACCTTGAAAAGAAGAAGAGAAAAGCAATTGAAAGACTCCTAGAAGAGCCTGTTGATGAATAA
- a CDS encoding archease: protein MRKWEHYEHTADIGIRGYGKTLEEAFENVAIALFDVMVDVRKVEPKEMREIEVSGEDLYALLYNFLEELLILHDTEGLVFSDFDVKIEKTKEGYKLKVKAYGEPLDYEKHEPKEEVKAITYHDMKIEQLEDGTWIAQLVPDL, encoded by the coding sequence ATGAGAAAATGGGAGCATTATGAACACACTGCAGATATAGGAATTAGAGGATACGGAAAAACGCTTGAAGAAGCTTTTGAGAATGTTGCCATAGCGTTATTTGATGTGATGGTTGATGTGAGAAAAGTCGAGCCAAAGGAAATGAGAGAGATTGAAGTTAGCGGTGAGGATTTATATGCTTTGCTTTACAACTTCCTTGAAGAGCTCTTGATTCTCCATGATACTGAAGGATTAGTGTTCTCAGATTTTGACGTCAAGATTGAGAAAACCAAAGAAGGATATAAGCTCAAAGTCAAGGCCTATGGAGAACCCTTAGATTATGAAAAGCATGAGCCTAAAGAGGAAGTTAAGGCAATAACATACCATGACATGAAGATTGAGCAGTTGGAAGATGGAACTTGGATTGCTCAGCTCGTTCCGGATTTGTGA
- a CDS encoding RtcB family protein has protein sequence MVPLKRLDQIRWEIPKFDKRMRVPGRVYADDVLIQKMRQDRTLEQAANVAMLPGIYKYSIVMPDGHQGYGFPIGGVAAFDAKGGVISPGGVGYDINCGVRLIRTNLTEKEVRPKIKQLVDTLFKNVPSGLGSKGRVRLQWTQLDDVLADGAKWAVDNGYGWDEDLERLEEGGRMEGANPSYVSDTAKKRGAPQLGSLGSGNHFLEVQVVDKVFDPKVAEVYGLFEGQVVVMVHTGSRGLGHQVASDYLRIMERANRKYGIPWPDRELVSVPFQSEEGQRYFSAMKAAANFAWANRQMITHWVRESFEEVFRQKAEDLEMHIVYDVAHNIAKLEEHDVNGKKVKVVVHRKGATRAFPPGHKAVPRIYRDVGQPVLIPGSMGTASYVLAGTEGAMKEAFGSTCHGAGRVLSRKAATRQYRGDRLRNELMQRGIYIRAASLRVVAEEAPGAYKNVDNVVNVVAKAGIAKLVARMRPIGVAKG, from the coding sequence ATGGTTCCATTAAAAAGGCTTGACCAAATAAGATGGGAGATACCCAAGTTTGATAAAAGGATGAGAGTTCCCGGTAGGGTTTATGCAGATGACGTCTTAATCCAGAAGATGCGCCAAGATAGAACACTTGAGCAAGCTGCAAATGTAGCTATGCTTCCCGGAATTTACAAGTACTCAATAGTTATGCCCGACGGTCATCAGGGGTATGGTTTCCCAATTGGTGGTGTCGCTGCTTTTGACGCTAAGGGAGGTGTCATTAGTCCCGGTGGAGTGGGTTATGACATCAATTGTGGTGTAAGATTAATTAGAACAAACCTAACAGAAAAGGAAGTTAGACCAAAGATTAAGCAACTTGTAGACACACTCTTTAAGAATGTCCCAAGTGGACTTGGAAGCAAAGGAAGGGTTAGGCTCCAATGGACTCAGCTTGATGATGTATTGGCTGATGGAGCAAAGTGGGCCGTTGACAACGGCTATGGCTGGGATGAAGACTTGGAGAGGCTGGAAGAAGGAGGAAGAATGGAGGGGGCAAATCCCTCATATGTAAGTGATACTGCTAAGAAAAGAGGAGCTCCACAGCTCGGTAGCTTAGGTTCAGGAAATCACTTCCTAGAAGTGCAAGTTGTTGACAAAGTGTTTGACCCAAAAGTGGCTGAAGTTTATGGCCTCTTTGAGGGACAAGTAGTTGTCATGGTTCACACTGGTTCAAGAGGATTGGGTCATCAGGTAGCAAGCGATTACTTAAGAATTATGGAAAGAGCAAACAGAAAGTACGGAATTCCATGGCCAGACAGAGAATTGGTCAGCGTTCCGTTCCAGAGTGAAGAGGGTCAAAGATACTTCTCTGCAATGAAAGCAGCAGCAAACTTCGCCTGGGCAAATAGACAGATGATTACTCATTGGGTAAGGGAAAGTTTTGAAGAGGTATTTAGACAAAAGGCTGAGGATTTGGAGATGCACATTGTTTACGACGTTGCTCACAATATAGCCAAGCTTGAAGAGCACGATGTAAACGGAAAGAAGGTCAAAGTTGTTGTCCACAGAAAGGGTGCAACTAGAGCATTCCCACCGGGACATAAAGCGGTGCCGAGAATCTATAGAGATGTCGGGCAACCTGTGCTCATTCCAGGTTCAATGGGAACTGCAAGCTATGTCTTAGCTGGAACTGAGGGTGCAATGAAAGAGGCATTTGGTTCAACATGCCACGGTGCTGGAAGAGTCCTCAGCAGAAAGGCTGCTACAAGACAGTATAGAGGAGACAGGCTCAGGAATGAGCTCATGCAGAGAGGAATTTACATCAGGGCAGCAAGCTTGAGGGTTGTCGCAGAAGAAGCTCCAGGAGCATATAAGAACGTTGACAATGTTGTTAATGTTGTTGCAAAGGCCGGAATTGCAAAGTTAGTTGCAAGAATGAGGCCAATTGGAGTTGCCAAGGGTTGA